From Camelina sativa cultivar DH55 chromosome 7, Cs, whole genome shotgun sequence, one genomic window encodes:
- the LOC104703840 gene encoding homeobox protein SHOOT MERISTEMLESS-like yields MESGSNSTSCPMAFAGDNGDGPMCPMMMMMPPIMTSHQHRGHDHQHQQQEHDGYAYQSHHQQSSSLFLQSLPPPPQATKNKVVSSSPSSCAPAYSLMEIHHNDVVAGGINPCSSSSSSASVKAKIMAHPHYHGLLAAYVNCQKVGAPPEVVARLEEACSSAAAAAASMGPTGCLGEDPGLDQFMEAYCEMLVKYEQELSKPFKEAMVFLQRVECQFKSLSLSSPSSFSGCGETAIDRNNNGSSEEEVDMNNEFVDPQAEDRELKGQLLRKYSGYLGSLKQEFMKKRKKGKLPKEARQQLLDWWSRHYKWPYPSEQQKLALAESTGLDQKQINNWFINQRKRHWKPSEDMQFVVMDATQPHHYFMDNVLGNPFPMDHISSTML; encoded by the exons atggAGAGTGGTTCCAACAGCACTTCTTGTCCAATGGCTTTTGCCGGGGATAATGGTGATGGTCCGATGTGtcctatgatgatgatgatgccgcCCATCATGACATCACATCAACATCGAGGTCAtgatcatcaacatcaacaacaagaacatgATGGTTATGCATATCAGTCACACCACCAACAAAGTAGTTCCCTTTTTCTTCAATCACTACCTCCTCCTCCCCAAGCAACTAAGAACAAAGTCGTTTCTTCGTCTCCTTCCTCTTGTGCTCCTGCTTATTCTCTCATGGAGATCCATCATAACGACGTCGTTGCAGGAGGAATAAACCcttgctcttcttcctcctcttcagcCTCTGTCAAGGCCAAGATCATGGCTCATCCTCACTACCACGGCCTTTTGGCCGCTTATGTCAATTGTCAGAAG GTTGGAGCACCACCGGAGGTTGTGGCGAGGCTGGAGGAGGCATGCTCGTCTGCGGCGGCAGCAGCAGCATCTATGGGACCAACAGGGTGTTTAGGTGAAGATCCAGGGCTTGATCAATTCATGGAAGCTTACTGTGAAATGCTCGTTAAGTATGAGCAAGAGCTCTCTAAACCTTTCAAGGAAGCTATGGTCTTCCTTCAACGTGTCGAGTGTCAATTCAAATCCCTATCTCTCTCCTCACCTTCCTCTTTCTCCg GTTGTGGAGAGACAGCAATTGATAGGAACAATAATGGGTCATCTGAGGAAGAAGTGGATATGAACAATGAATTTGTGGATCCGCAAGCTGAGGATAGGGAGCTTAAAGGACAGCTCTTGCGCAAGTACAGCGGTTACTTAGGGAGCCTTAAGCAAGAGTtcatgaagaagaggaagaaaggaaaGCTCCCTAAAGAAGCTCGCCAACAACTGCTTGATTGGTGGAGCCGCCACTACAAATGGCCTTACCCTTCG GAGCAACAGAAGCTGGCGCTTGCGGAATCAACCGGTCTGGACCAGAAACAGATAAACAACTGGTTCATAAACCAGAGGAAACGTCATTGGAAACCATCGGAGGATATGCAGTTTGTAGTAATGGACGCAACACAGCCTCACCATTACTTCATGGATAATGTCTTGGGCAATCCTTTCCCCATGGATCACATCTCATCCACCATGCTTTGA